In one Halorubrum sp. CBA1229 genomic region, the following are encoded:
- a CDS encoding spondin domain-containing protein, whose protein sequence is MTEQDTRRRFLTTSGGLATLALAGCLGEGGSGGEMDESDGMDGDDGMGSEDGEGDGMEADDGMDGEDDMDSEDDTDDEDGMGEPVTVRVRIENVASTEFYPADTSTDGVVWVSPGAYAIHEGGNPIYDRGDSASVGLEALAEAGRPTGFEGENGIVAELAASTAVHDSGAYAPADTVADPNDPTGAIPGAPPIAPGGAFEFEADVAPGQRLSFASMVVPSNDAFVSTDEEGVALWPDDGEPVDGDVTDAVALFDAGTEPNAEPPGTGPDQAPAQDAPDQGADEDGVVRRLSDVDDGHEYPAAEDVVQVTVTPT, encoded by the coding sequence ATGACGGAACAAGACACGCGGCGGCGCTTCCTGACGACGAGCGGCGGACTCGCGACGCTGGCACTCGCCGGTTGTCTCGGCGAGGGCGGCAGCGGCGGCGAGATGGACGAGAGCGACGGGATGGACGGAGACGACGGCATGGGTAGCGAGGACGGCGAGGGGGACGGCATGGAGGCCGATGACGGGATGGACGGCGAGGACGACATGGACAGCGAGGACGACACGGACGACGAGGACGGGATGGGGGAGCCCGTCACGGTCCGGGTGCGGATCGAGAACGTCGCCTCCACGGAGTTCTACCCCGCGGACACGTCGACCGACGGCGTCGTCTGGGTCTCGCCGGGCGCGTACGCGATACACGAGGGCGGGAACCCGATATACGACCGCGGCGATTCGGCGTCGGTCGGTCTCGAAGCGCTCGCCGAGGCCGGCCGCCCGACGGGATTCGAGGGGGAAAACGGGATCGTCGCCGAGCTCGCCGCGTCGACGGCGGTCCACGACTCGGGCGCGTACGCCCCCGCCGACACGGTCGCCGACCCGAACGACCCGACGGGAGCGATCCCGGGCGCCCCGCCGATCGCGCCCGGCGGCGCCTTCGAGTTTGAGGCCGACGTCGCGCCCGGCCAGCGGCTCTCCTTCGCCTCGATGGTCGTCCCCTCGAACGACGCCTTCGTCTCGACCGACGAGGAGGGGGTCGCGCTCTGGCCCGACGACGGCGAGCCGGTCGACGGCGACGTCACCGACGCCGTGGCGCTGTTCGACGCGGGGACGGAGCCGAACGCGGAACCCCCCGGAACCGGTCCCGACCAAGCGCCCGCACAGGACGCGCCCGACCAGGGCGCCGACGAAGACGGCGTCGTTCGCCGGTTGAGCGACGTCGACGACGGCCACGAGTACCCGGCCGCCGAGGACGTGGTTCAAGTGACTGTAACCCCGACGTAG